Within the Candidatus Sulfotelmatobacter sp. genome, the region TCGAGCGAGCTGCGCAGCGCGTAGATGTTGCGCACGTCGTCGTCGGTGATCAGGATCGTGCGTCCTTCGAGCGAGGCGTTGGCGACCGCGATCCCCACCGGGCGTTTGACGTCCGGCAAGCGCGCTTCGACCTGGTTGAGGAAGTAGCTGGTCTCGTCGATCAGCCGCTCGGGCGACATCGCGTCCTTCACGATGACGGACTCGGAGAGCCGGCGCAGCGCCGCCTCTTCCTGCTCGGTCAGCTCGCGCCCGGTGTAGACGATGACCGGGACGCGCACGTGCGCGGGATGCTGCTTGACCCGCTCGATCAGATCGAGGCCGGACATGTCCGGCAGCCCCAGGTCGACGATCACGCAGTCGAACTTCGCCTCGTCGAGAGCGCGCAAGGCCTGCGTCGCGGTTGAGACGGCGGTGACCGTCACCTCGCCGGTTTGGATGAGATTGGCCATCGCCGAGAGCTGCGTGACGTCGTCCTCGACGACCAGCACGTTGCGGGTCGCCGCGTCGGCGAAGCCGAGCAGGTTGTCGAAGGCCTGGGTCAGCGCGTCCTCGCTGGCCGGTTTCTTGAGGTGCGCGAACGCGCCGGAGTCGAGCGCTTTTTGCCACTGCTCTTCACCGGAGATCACGTGCACCGGAATCGCTTTGGTCGCCGGATCGCGCTTGAGCTGATCCAGCAGCGCCCACCCGTCGACGTCGGGCAGGCCGATGTCGAGCGTGATCGCGTCGGGGACGAACTGGCGCGCCAGCGTCAGACCTTCGGCCCCGGTGCGCGCCGTGAGGCCCTTGAAGCCGCGGTCGCGCGCCAGGCCGACCAGGATGCGCGCGAAGGTCGCGTCGTCCTCGATGATCAGCGCGACGCGGTCGTGCGGCCTGACGTTCTCGCGGTCGTCGTCGACCGGGTCGAGCACCGGCGGCGGGGTGAGCGTACGGACCGGCGCCACCGAAACGGCCGGGCTCTCGATCCGGCGAGCCGGCGGCAGCGGCGGCAGCTCGATGGTCGAGGTGCCGCGCGTCGTCCGCTCGAGCGGATGATAGAAGGTGAACGTCGAGCCGGATCCCGCCTCGGACTCGACCGTCATGTCGCCGCCCAACAGGCCCGCGATCTCACGCGAGATCGCCAGGCCCAAACCGGTGCCGCCGTACTTGCGCGCGGTCGACATGTCGGCTTGCTGGAAGGCTTCGAAGATGACGTTGTGCTTGTCGGTCGGGATCCCAATCCCGGTATCGCTGACCGCGAAGGCCACGAACTGCGCGGGGTGACCGTCGATGGTGCGATCGATGCGGTGCAGCACCAGATCGACCGAACCGTGCGCGGTGAACTTGAACGCGTTGGAGAGCAGGTTCTTGAGGATCTGCATCAGGCGCGTCTGGTCGGTCTCGAGCGTCTCGGGGACGTCCGAGTCGACCTGGATCTGGAAGCGCAGCCCGCGCTCCTGCGCGACGCCGCGGAAGGTGCGTTCGACGTCGTCGCAGATGTCGCTGATCCGCTGCTCCGCGATGTCGACCGAGGTCGTTCCCGACTCGATCTTCGAGAGGTCGAGGATGTCGTTGATCAGCGTGAGCAGATCGGTGCCGGCGCGCCGGATCGTCTGCGCCATCTCGACCTGTTTGCCGGTCAGGTTCGCGTCGCGGTTGTCGCTCAGCTGCTTGGAGAGGATGAGCAGCGAGTTGAGCGGCGTGCGCAGCTCGTGCGACATGTTGGCCAGGAACTGCGATTTGTACTTCGAGGTCAGCGCGAGCTGTTCGGCCTTTTGCTCGAGGGCGCGTCGCGCTTCTTCGATCTCGCGGGTACGCTTCTCGACCTCTTCGTTCTGCTCGGCCAAGAGGCGCGCTTTCTCTTCGAGCTCCTCGTTGGTCTGCTGCAGCTCTTCTTGCTGCGACTGCAGCTCGGCGGTCAGCGACTGCGACTGCTTGAGCAGTTCCTCGGTGCGCATCGTCGCGGCGATCGTGTTGAGCACGATACCGATCGACTGGGTCAGCTGGTCGAGGAAGAGCAAGTGGTTGTCGCTGAAGGCCTCGAACGACGCCAGCTCGATGACGGCTTTGATGTCGCCTTCGAACAGCACCGGCAGGGCGACCACGTTGAGCGGCGTCGCGCTGCCCGTGCCCGAGGTGACGGTCAGGTAATCGCCGGGCGCGTTGGTGATGAGGACGCGGTTCTTCTCGGCGACGCACTGGCCGACGATCCCCTCGCCGGGGGCGAACTGCAGCGCGCCTTTGCGGCGCGGCGCGGCGTAGCCGGCCGTGTACCGCAAGAGCGGCGTCTCGTCGATCGGCTCGTTGAGGTAGAAGATGCCCAGCTGCGCGTTCACCAGCGGGGCCAGCTCGGTCATGATCAGCTTGGCGACCGTCTTGATGTCCTTCTGGCCTTGCAGCATCCCGGTGAAGCGGGCGATGTTGCTCTTGAGCCAGTCCTGCTCGCGGTTCTTGCGCGTCGTGTCGCGCAAGTTGCGGATCATCTCGTTGACGTTCTCGGTCAGCTGACCGACCTCGCCCTGCGCCCCGACCTCGATCGTGCGCGAGAGATCGCCCTTGGTGACCGCCGTCGCGACCTCGCCGATCGCGCGGATCTGCGAGGTCAGCTGCGCGGCGAGCTGGTTGACCGAGTCGGTCAGGTCGCGCCACAGACCGGCGGCGCCGGGAACCTCGGCTTGTCCGCCGAGCTTGCCTTCGAAGCCGACTTCGCGCGCGACGGAGGTGACCTGGTCGGCGAAGATCGCCAGCGTGTCGATCATGCCGTTGATCGTGTCGGCCAGCTCGGCGATCTCGCCCTTGGCGTCGAGCACGA harbors:
- a CDS encoding response regulator encodes the protein MARGDLSRKITVDVKGEILELKDTINTLVDQLNAFAGEVTRVAREVGTDGKLGGQANVPGVAGTWKDLTDSVNSMAGNLTAQVRNIAEVTTAVARGDLSRKIAVDVKGEMLELKATVNTMVDQLNAFAAEVTRVAREVGTDGKLGGQAIVPGVGGTWKDLTDSVNSMASSLTAQVRNIADVTTAVARGDLSKKITVDARGEILELKGTVNTMVDQLNAFAGEVTRVAREVGSEGTLGGQAQVQGVSGTWKDLTDSVNSMAANLTNQVRNIAKVTTAVANGDLSKKVTVDVRGEMLELKDTINTMVDQLNAFAGEVTRVAREVGSEGILGGQAAVPGVAGTWKDLTDSVNRMAGNLTNQVRGIAKVVTSVANGDLQRKLVLDAKGEIAELADTINGMIDTLAIFADQVTSVAREVGFEGKLGGQAEVPGAAGLWRDLTDSVNQLAAQLTSQIRAIGEVATAVTKGDLSRTIEVGAQGEVGQLTENVNEMIRNLRDTTRKNREQDWLKSNIARFTGMLQGQKDIKTVAKLIMTELAPLVNAQLGIFYLNEPIDETPLLRYTAGYAAPRRKGALQFAPGEGIVGQCVAEKNRVLITNAPGDYLTVTSGTGSATPLNVVALPVLFEGDIKAVIELASFEAFSDNHLLFLDQLTQSIGIVLNTIAATMRTEELLKQSQSLTAELQSQQEELQQTNEELEEKARLLAEQNEEVEKRTREIEEARRALEQKAEQLALTSKYKSQFLANMSHELRTPLNSLLILSKQLSDNRDANLTGKQVEMAQTIRRAGTDLLTLINDILDLSKIESGTTSVDIAEQRISDICDDVERTFRGVAQERGLRFQIQVDSDVPETLETDQTRLMQILKNLLSNAFKFTAHGSVDLVLHRIDRTIDGHPAQFVAFAVSDTGIGIPTDKHNVIFEAFQQADMSTARKYGGTGLGLAISREIAGLLGGDMTVESEAGSGSTFTFYHPLERTTRGTSTIELPPLPPARRIESPAVSVAPVRTLTPPPVLDPVDDDRENVRPHDRVALIIEDDATFARILVGLARDRGFKGLTARTGAEGLTLARQFVPDAITLDIGLPDVDGWALLDQLKRDPATKAIPVHVISGEEQWQKALDSGAFAHLKKPASEDALTQAFDNLLGFADAATRNVLVVEDDVTQLSAMANLIQTGEVTVTAVSTATQALRALDEAKFDCVIVDLGLPDMSGLDLIERVKQHPAHVRVPVIVYTGRELTEQEEAALRRLSESVIVKDAMSPERLIDETSYFLNQVEARLPDVKRPVGIAVANASLEGRTILITDDDVRNIYALRSSLEEYKINVLSAESGLEAIELMRTHPEIDVVLMDIMMPEMDGYETIRRIRSRDQWRNLPIIALTAKAMKGDREQCLAAGASEYISKPVDIDQLVALIRVWLNVTA